The following coding sequences are from one Gossypium raimondii isolate GPD5lz chromosome 4, ASM2569854v1, whole genome shotgun sequence window:
- the LOC105778976 gene encoding uncharacterized protein LOC105778976, with the protein MGKSFLSQAKKSREMNTRSNASSVNFQRDQGRQYSSSKAQATSMASVGSVKPTRPECQYCGKRNLGECYLISRACLKCRSQDHFVKDCPEREEIEKFQNVRSSSVTTKGRPPRNVGIGTSGKGVTEDTTVRSKARAPARAYAIRAREEAPSPDVITGIFSLYETNVLALIDPGSTHSYICMNLVSDKNLCVELTEYVVKV; encoded by the coding sequence ATGGGCAAGTCATTTCTGTCTCAAGCGAAGAAGTCTAGAGAAATGAATACTCGATCGAATGCTTCTAGTGTGAATTTTCAAAGAGATCAAGGAAGACAATATTCAAGTTCTAAAGCTCAAGCGACTTCTATGGCAAGTGTAGGTAGTGTTAAACCTACTAGACCGGAATGTCAATATTGTGGAAAACGAAATTTAGGGGAATGTTATTTAATCAGCCGAGCATGTCTTAAATGTAGATCTCAAGatcattttgtgaaagattgtccagaaagagaagagatagaaaagtttcagAATGTGAGATCGAGCAGTGTGACTACTAAAGGAAGACCACCGAGAAATGTGGGGATTGGAACTAGTGGTAAAGGTGTAACAGAAGACACAACTGTAAGATCTAAAGCGAGAGCTCCAGCGAGAGCTTATGCCATCCGAGCTAGAGAGGAAGCACCTTCCCCTGATGTGATCACTGggatattttctctttacgaAACTAATGttcttgcattgattgatcctggttctacTCACTCGTATATATGCATGAATTTAGTGTCTGATAAGAATTTGTGTGTTGAATTGACTGAGTATGTGGTTAAAGTGTAG